The genomic region AATGACCAAGATGTTCTTCATTCCTTTGCCCTCCTCTCAATTTCCGCAAATAGCTCCTGAAGACGTGCTTGCCACTCCGGATAATCCTCACTGATTAGTCTCCCTTGGGCATAGACTTGGGCAAATCTCTGTTCGAAGGGAATCTCCAGCAAAATGGGCACATTGTGCCTATGACAGTACTCATACACCGAGTCATCACCAAGACCAGCTCGATTAACCACAACCCCTAGGGGAATACCTAGTTCCTGCACTACAGCTACGGCTAGCTTCAGATCACTTAAACCTACAGGGGTTGGTTCGGTAACCAACAGACAAAAATCCGCACCCGTCACCGAAGCCACCATCGGACAAGAGGTGCCCGGTGGTACATCTAAGATAGCGATAGTTTCATGTCGTAGTTCCTTTTTCAGTTGATGGATAATCGGAATGGCAATTGCCTCGCCGATATTTAGCAGGCCGTAGACAAGGTTAATTCCTTTCCCTTTTCCCCTGTGCACAACCCCGATGGGTCTTGTCTTTTCTGTAAGTGCACCGGAAGGACAAAAATAGGTACAACCAGCACATCCATGGCACAGTTCCGGAAAGACCATGACCTGCTTGCCCAATAAGGCGATGGCATTGAAGGCACAAACCTCTTGGCATCTGCCACACAACGTACAACGAGTAGCATCCAGTGCCGGGGTCATTACCTCAACATGTGTCTCATCTACCAAGCCAACATCTAAAAACAAGTGACAATTTGGTTCCTCCACGTCGCAATCTAGCAGCTGTACTTGTCCTGAGTCTTTTAAAGAAAAGGCCAAGTTAGTCGCAACCGTAGTCTTACCGGTACCACCTTTGCCACTTGCCACCGCAATAATCATCGCCCAATCACCTTTTCCCCAAGGTTTATTCGTGTTCGCAAAGGCTATCTTTACTTTTTAAGGTCCCTGCTGCCAACTCTGCCAACGTATCCTCTACACTGCCTGTAATGCCAGTGATCGTGAGGATGCCCCTCTCTTTGAATAGACCTTCCGCCCTTGGTCCCATTCCCCCAGCAATAATACACTCAATGCCGTTTTCTGCCAGATACTTAGGCAAAAAGCCCGGTTGATGTCCTGGGTTTGGTATTACTTCCTGGTTGGTTACATGTCCATCAACAATATCCGCAATCGTATAATGGGGACAACGACCAAAATGAGTGGCCACGTTTCCGCAGTCGGTGGAAACTGCTACTTTCACCTTTAATCTCTCCCTCGTCTACCAAAATGTGAGCCCACATTAGGTTCTAATGTCAGCTTCAATTTACCCTCATTGTAAGCAGAAATCGCTCCTTGTACAGTCCCTTCAGCTTGGGTATAAACAGCAATTTCTGCGGCTCTTAAGCCTTGCTGGGCATTTGGCCCGATAGTCCCGGTAAGCAGAACATCTACCCCGTGACCACTTAAAAGCTCAGCCGCGCGTACACCGGCACCACCCGATGCCTCGACCCCAGCGTTTTCTACTACCTCAAAACTACCATCCTCATCAGAATAGATGATGAAGTATCTACATCTGCCAAAACGAGGATCCACCGCTGCGGTCATGTCTTTTCCTTGGGAGCTAACCGCGATCTTCATCAAATGCACCTCCAAGTTAATATGCCTAGAGGAATCAAGTCCTCTAGGCACCT from Limnochordia bacterium harbors:
- a CDS encoding ATP-binding protein, which produces MIIAVASGKGGTGKTTVATNLAFSLKDSGQVQLLDCDVEEPNCHLFLDVGLVDETHVEVMTPALDATRCTLCGRCQEVCAFNAIALLGKQVMVFPELCHGCAGCTYFCPSGALTEKTRPIGVVHRGKGKGINLVYGLLNIGEAIAIPIIHQLKKELRHETIAILDVPPGTSCPMVASVTGADFCLLVTEPTPVGLSDLKLAVAVVQELGIPLGVVVNRAGLGDDSVYEYCHRHNVPILLEIPFEQRFAQVYAQGRLISEDYPEWQARLQELFAEIERRAKE
- a CDS encoding NifB/NifX family molybdenum-iron cluster-binding protein, with protein sequence MPRGLDSSRHINLEVHLMKIAVSSQGKDMTAAVDPRFGRCRYFIIYSDEDGSFEVVENAGVEASGGAGVRAAELLSGHGVDVLLTGTIGPNAQQGLRAAEIAVYTQAEGTVQGAISAYNEGKLKLTLEPNVGSHFGRRGRD
- a CDS encoding NifB/NifX family molybdenum-iron cluster-binding protein; the protein is MKVAVSTDCGNVATHFGRCPHYTIADIVDGHVTNQEVIPNPGHQPGFLPKYLAENGIECIIAGGMGPRAEGLFKERGILTITGITGSVEDTLAELAAGTLKSKDSLCEHE